AGCTTGTCAAACTCACCCGGGCTGAGCTCAAGAAGCGTATCGACGAGAAGTCTATCAAGAGTCACTCCGCTGCCCAGCCCGAGATTGGTGTATCTGTTGGCACCATCGAACAGGCCCAGGGCCCTGACCGCGAAGATGAGCCTGCCGATGACGACgtcgaagacgacgaggacgatgccAAGCGCGCTAGGGGCGGCCAGAACCGGTCGAACCAGGTCTCTTACGAAGGccccgaagatgaagaagtaAACATGGTTCGCCAACAAGACGCCTcggaagacgacgaagacgatgaagacaATTCCGGTGCTCCTTCGACCAAGAAGCAAGACGTGGAGATGACAGGCGCCGCAGACGACGACTCCGACACGGACGAACAAATCAAGCGTGAGGACGACATCAAGGGCAAATACGCCGAAGTCACCCAGTTCAAGttcaaccccaacaagggcATCTCCTGCACTGTCCAGCTCCAATACGACATCTCCACCCCCaagctcctcctcctccccttgGTCGAAGACGCCGCCCGCAACGCCGTCATCCAGTCCATCCCCGGCCTCGGCGACTGCACTTTCGTCGAAGCCGACCCGGTCAAGGGCGAGCCGGCGCATGTCATTACAGATGGTGTCAACCTGCTCGCCATGCGCGATTACCAGGACATTATCAAGCCGCACTCGCTCTACACCAACTCAATCCATCACATGCTCAAGCTGTACGGTGTCGAGGCGGCGCGTGCGTCTATCGTCCGTGAAATGTCGGAGGTTTTCGAAGGTCACAGTATCTCCGTCGACAACCGCCATTTGAACCTGATTGGTGATGTGATGACGCAGTCTGGTGACTTCCGGGCGTTCAACCGGAACGGTCTTGTCAAGGATAGCTCGTCGCCGTTGGCGAAGATGAGTTTCGAGACTACGGTTGGCTTCCTGAAGGATGCTGTGCTTGAGAGGGATTTCGATAACCTCGCTTCTCCTAGTAGTAGGATTGTTGCTGGTCGTTCTGGTACTGTTGGTACTGGTGGATTTGATGTTCTCGCCCCTGTGGCATAGATTTGTGGATGATGTTTTGGATGTGCGTTACGCTATTACTGTTATTTATTATTGTGTATATGTTTGCAGAACTCGATTATTTGTATTTGACCTGTGTTATATGATACGGAGTTTTCTTAGCGGAAATTAGAAAAAAGTCATTCATTTATATTTTAGAGAATAGATGCCCATGTTCAATTTTAGTATTAAACGACTGTGGTATCACTGGTTGCGGTATGGCACAAAATCTTAAACGCCTCTAATATCCGTCGCTTAAAATGTAATCAAAAGGATTATTATATTCTCAGAGAGGCTCACGATCACTCCGCGTCCATCATCATGAGATCttcatcaatatcatcatcaaattcCTCACGAACAACACCATCATTTTGACCACCATTCATCTGGTGCGCATTGGCAagctcttcttccctccGCGCTCTATCCTCTTCCGCCCTTTGCTTCTCCTTGTGACGCTCCAGGTCAGCCAAACTCCAAGTGGAAATGCCTTCCTGATCCCTAGCCTTGAAAGGCTGGGCCATCGTGCGCAAGAAGTTCTTCGCAGTCGCAACAGACATATCTGTACTGAGGTTCGTCTCGCTCTCGAGCATGGCCTGACTGATCCACTTGGGAAGCTGTGTGCGCTTCTTCTGGAATCGACGGTCTGCCAAAACCATGACTCCGTAGTCATCTTTGCCACGTAGGACACGGCCCAGACACTGTGCGGCGTGTCTCATAGCGTCGAAAGAGAGAAAGTCGTTTTCTCTGATACGGTAGTTTTCGCGGAGGAACTCTAAACGTGCCTTCAAGATTCGAGACTCGGTGTACTGGAATGGGACACCAATGCACAGGACCGCGCGTCCGTAGTGGTGGTCGAAATCAATCCCTTCTGAGACTTTCCCTCTGGCGACACAGAGAAGGATAGCGCCACGGCCGTTGCAACAGGCCGTTCGGTAGGTCTCCAAAGCGAGTGAGGACTCTTGGGCATCAGGAGTTTCGACGAGTATCAGCTTATAATTCCATATTGAGTCCAGAATACCCATCCCTTGCCACATGCTGATGATCGACTCCATGTAGAGGTAAGACGGGAAGAAGACGACAATTCCATCAGGAGTGATGCGAGAGAACTCGAGTAAAAGATTTCCGTAGTTGCGCACAACACCTGGATCATTGCGTATTTGGAATGACGATGAGATCTGTGCTTGATCAGATCCACGGGTGACAACCATGGGGAGGAAAGACCGTCGTGCAAGGGTCATGCTGTATGATTCTTGCATAACGGTGGTGAACCCTAACATCTTGGGGTACATTTCGAGGGGCGACAAGGTTCCAGAAGTGATAATGACGGAGCTAAAGCGGTCAAACACCGGCTTAATTGCAATGGCGGCGTCCAAACAAGTGAAATGCAATATTGGGTTTGGTACCGTGGCTGCCTCTGATTCGAAGGGCTCAAGGATCAAGAGGAAGCCTTTATCGTAGGTCGCGACCAAGGTTGCAAATGTCGCGACTTCTTGTAGAGGTTGGTAGTCTTCTATATTAATGAGCTCCAGCGTTCGTACGAGCGAAGTAAGTCGTTCTGCGCAAAACCGCAAAGGCTTCCGCTCGATGAAAGTCAAGTCCTTGACATGAGTCAAAAACGAAGGCGGTGTTTCGGATATTGTGTGAGTGACTTTCATTCGCGTTTTGAGGTATTCAATAAACCGTTTGAGGAAGGCGACAAAATGTTCTGCTCGTCGTATATTTCCCGGTACGGCTTCCGTGAGCAGATCATCCGGGAGAACAGGGTTGGAAATGAactgttcttcttcccttgCCTGCTCTGCTTCCCTTAGGCCTTCCACAAGCTTTGAATATTCATTTTGAAGTTTTTCTGCATCAGAGCTCTTCATATCCTGTATCTTCCGTTCCAAGTTGTTGGCACCTCTTGTAGCTTTGCGCAGCGAATCCTCCGTTATATCAATACTGAGCGATTCGATACAGACGTTGTCGATATTGTGGGCTTCGTCAAAAACTACAATGCAGTCTTTAGAGAGTTCTCTGGATACTCGCTCAGCGATCTTGGGGTCGAGAAGGTAGTGGTAGGAATAGATGATAACGTTACAGTAGGGCATCTAATGAAAGATCGTGTTAGAAACATAAAGGAACAAGCATAGATGTCCTGGGATAACATACCATGCGCCGAGCTGAAAAGTAAGGGCATTGCTTGTGCTCCTCTCCGTATCTAAGGAGTCCGTCCAAGGTGAAGACGCCAGGTGGGACGAGGTTGTGCGGCTCCAGAAGATCTAGGTTCTGGAAGCAAGCAAGCGCAAATCAGTGAGAAGGTCAAAAATGGAGCATCAGCATGTACGCACCTCATGATATGTGCAAAGGTCAACGTCTTctcccttctctttcttttcctttacGAACCCTGCCGTCAAGCTCCTGCATCTCGCATCGACAACTGTACCACTTTTCTCCCTTTTGACAGACGGATGTAGACACAAATTCTTTCGACTTGTCAACCCCAAAGCTCGAAAGTCTTCCGTATATCCTAGTTGCTGGGCACGAAATTTCATCAACGCTTTCAGCTCGCTCAAGGCCTTCTCGATCTCGGACATGGTTCGGGAGCAGTAGATCAGTTTTCGATGTTCCGGGTAATGTTGCTGGTAGGCGATAATCAACGAAAGCAGGGAAACAGTCTTCCCTGTGCCTGAGGGCATCTCCAAAACACAGTGACCCCCGGCATCGAGGGTCTTTTTGAGATCGCACATGTAGGCATATTGTTCGGGGTATATACGAGGATAAGGGAACAGCACGGGAAGGTTACTGGAAGGAAGATAAGGCAGTTAGCGGCTATTGAGCGCCTTTCGCAGTAGTTGCATAGCATATACTCACTCGATGAAGAATTTCATGGTGGCCGGTGGACGAGGATCGTCGACAGAAGCAGCCAAAGCTCTCTCACTTTCTCTCAAGCCGCGGCGAGATCGCGTCGGCCTTTTCCACTTTGGGCGATCCGATGACACCAGCCCACGTGACCGCTATCGATAACTAATCCAGCAGTCCCCGCCGCCTTGGAATGAGATAGGAAGACACCAAATCAGGTCTGAGCAGGGTTATTTGGAGGTGAAAAGCTCTCATTTTACTGCTCAGAGAGGACCGGCTAGCTGCACGCCATTTCCGCACTTTTTCTCGCGCATTCACCGTCGATCTTTACGCATAACTCATTACTCCAACTCCCCCCACATTATGAGCAAAAAGTTCAAATCGCAAGCTTCGAGCAGTCGTGCTGCGGCCAGCACTTTTGGATCCTTTGGTGGATTCTCCTCTACGTTTTCCGGTGCAGGAAGGGAGCCTTCTTCCTTAACATATGTGGCCGAACCGCCGGATCTTTCGCGGATATCAGAGCCGCAACTGGCGATTGCATTCAAGAACTTTCTGAAGAAGGATGAAGTCACAAGAACAAAGTCATTAGATGATTTGAACGATTACATTTCCTCTGTGGAGGCGCGTAGTGGGACACTGGATGATGGTTTCTTAGAGGCATGGGTATGTATACACCCCTGTGACACAAACTAAAAACGGCCTAGTGACACTGTTTTTGCAGATTAAAATCTACCCGCGGGCATCGATTGACCTTGCTCGTAGGGCAAGACAACTGGCCCATACCATTCAGGGCACCGTAGCCTCTCTTGTGGGGAAGCGAATTGCTCGCTTTTTACCCAAGGTAATTGGGGCATGGATTGCAGGACTCTATGACAATGATAGACCAGTTCAGCGATCTGCTGTAGAGTCATTCACGCGAGTGTTTACAACGGACGAGAAGAGACTTGGTGTATGGAAGATCTATCAAAGCTCGATTCTTGAGTTTGTAGACGACGTCATTCTCCAACAAACTCCCCAGACGTTGAGCGATGAGCGGACCGTGAAATCGGATGATTCCCAAGCAAAATATGGTCGCGtggcagcaacagcaatctTGTTGTTAAACCGTATCATAGGTCAGTCACAACTCTCCGGAGACAGAAACTTGCGTATATTCTGACTCGAAATTTGTTTAGGGAACACACCGCGTGAAGAACTTGAAAAAGATATTCCTGCAATTGAAGTTCTACTCAGTAGCAAGTCATTGTGGTCCCTGTGTTCCAACGAAGATCCATTTGTCCGCCGCTCTCTTTATGCTCTTCTTCGGTCAGCTGTTGCGAAAATCCCTGAAGAACTTGACTGGAAAATCATAAGTGCAGCCGTGATAGGGAAATCCTTGTCTATGGCACAAATTGGAGCTTCGACAGAGTTGGCTGAATCGTTGTTACAAACAACATCCGCGAGGCCTCAGTTATGGACAGAAGATTACGCCGGGAAGACTTCACCCACAAAAAGATTACTCCAGTATATCCAAAAGGGGTCTCAGGGTGGACAAAGCTCTTTTTGGCCGAAC
This Aspergillus chevalieri M1 DNA, chromosome 3, nearly complete sequence DNA region includes the following protein-coding sequences:
- the RAD15 gene encoding TFIIH/NER complex ATP-dependent 5'-3' DNA helicase subunit RAD3 (BUSCO:EOG09260ZWU;~COG:L;~EggNog:ENOG410PGIM;~InterPro:IPR010643,IPR013020,IPR027417,IPR006554, IPR006555,IPR014013,IPR010614,IPR001945;~PFAM:PF06777,PF13307,PF06733;~go_component: GO:0005634 - nucleus [Evidence IEA];~go_function: GO:0003676 - nucleic acid binding [Evidence IEA];~go_function: GO:0003677 - DNA binding [Evidence IEA];~go_function: GO:0003678 - DNA helicase activity [Evidence IEA];~go_function: GO:0004386 - helicase activity [Evidence IEA];~go_function: GO:0005524 - ATP binding [Evidence IEA];~go_function: GO:0016818 - hydrolase activity, acting on acid anhydrides, in phosphorus-containing anhydrides [Evidence IEA];~go_process: GO:0006139 - nucleobase-containing compound metabolic process [Evidence IEA];~go_process: GO:0006289 - nucleotide-excision repair [Evidence IEA]), with protein sequence MKFFIDNLPVLFPYPRIYPEQYAYMCDLKKTLDAGGHCVLEMPSGTGKTVSLLSLIIAYQQHYPEHRKLIYCSRTMSEIEKALSELKALMKFRAQQLGYTEDFRALGLTSRKNLCLHPSVKREKSGTVVDARCRSLTAGFVKEKKEKGEDVDLCTYHENLDLLEPHNLVPPGVFTLDGLLRYGEEHKQCPYFSARRMMPYCNVIIYSYHYLLDPKIAERVSRELSKDCIVVFDEAHNIDNVCIESLSIDITEDSLRKATRGANNLERKIQDMKSSDAEKLQNEYSKLVEGLREAEQAREEEQFISNPVLPDDLLTEAVPGNIRRAEHFVAFLKRFIEYLKTRMKVTHTISETPPSFLTHVKDLTFIERKPLRFCAERLTSLVRTLELINIEDYQPLQEVATFATLVATYDKGFLLILEPFESEAATVPNPILHFTCLDAAIAIKPVFDRFSSVIITSGTLSPLEMYPKMLGFTTVMQESYSMTLARRSFLPMVVTRGSDQAQISSSFQIRNDPGVVRNYGNLLLEFSRITPDGIVVFFPSYLYMESIISMWQGMGILDSIWNYKLILVETPDAQESSLALETYRTACCNGRGAILLCVARGKVSEGIDFDHHYGRAVLCIGVPFQYTESRILKARLEFLRENYRIRENDFLSFDAMRHAAQCLGRVLRGKDDYGVMVLADRRFQKKRTQLPKWISQAMLESETNLSTDMSVATAKNFLRTMAQPFKARDQEGISTWSLADLERHKEKQRAEEDRARREEELANAHQMNGGQNDGVVREEFDDDIDEDLMMMDAE